The Tamandua tetradactyla isolate mTamTet1 chromosome 5, mTamTet1.pri, whole genome shotgun sequence genome window below encodes:
- the LOC143682117 gene encoding uncharacterized protein LOC143682117: MGARPAPSPVASVRLRRVPLCPGVGGSQCCCQGLAWWSRDVCDSVQMEWPGSRAQLPGLAGWPVCSPEGGPLPANHWDQDSPAQHQQQLQPSQPQGSLPAPCQRCQPRRAPPDPGQPCQPQRSLLGQRSWPQRSLLGLRQPCRPRRSLLGPGQPSKPQQLLPAPGQLCRPQRSILTQPCRPHWALPGPRQRWRRLRSILAPCHHCRRLHSILAPWHRCRPLRSLLTPCPLCRPLRSLLALWHRCWPTRSLEMPCLCCQPSRAPSGQRCRPLRSLCQPPRSLLALCPHRWPPTSLAGQCCCPRQAPLPPCPRCQPQRSLLGQPSRPRRSLLGLGQPQQLVKSPQEPKRPLMGLRQPRQPKRPLMGLGQPCQRKRPLLGPGQPCRPLRSLLGPSQLCKPRPLLQIPERPSLLGHPGPPRRRPLLGYPCQPQRSLLDLVQARPPRLSLLALSHPCRPLRPRRTRPSTPGVDRQAPSVSPGA, encoded by the exons ATGGGTGCTAGGCCGGCCCCGTCGCCCGTTGCGTCTGTCAGGCTCCGCCGA gTGCCACTGTGTCCGGGCGTGGGGGGCTCGCAGTGCTGCTGTCAGGGCTTGGCCTGGTGGTCTCGGGACGTGTGTGACTCTGTTCAGATGGAGTGGCCCGGGAGCAGGGCTCAGCTGCCAGGCCTGGCGGGATGGCCT GTGTGCTCCCCAGAAGGGGGGCCTCTCCCAGCCAACCACTGGGACCAGGACAGCCCAGCCCAGCACCAGCAGCAGCTCCAGCCCAGCCAACCCCAAGGGTCACTCCCAGCCCCGTGTCAGCGCTGCCAGCCCCGTCGGGCACCCCCGGACCCCGGGCAGCCCTGCCAGCCCCAGCGGTCACTCCTGGGTCAGCGCAGCTGGCCCCAGCGGTCACTTCTTGGCCTGAGACAGCCGTGCCGGCCCCGGCGGTCACTTCTGGGCCCAGGTCAGCCCTCCAAGCCCCAGCAGCTGCTTCCAGCCCCAGGTCAGCTTTGCCGGCCCCAGCGGTCTATCCTGACCCAGCCTTGCCGGCCACATTGGGCACTCCCAGGCCCCCGGCAGCGCTGGCGGCGCCTGCGCTCGATCTTGGCCCCATGTCACCACTGCCGGCGCCTACACTCGATCCTGGCGCCGTGGCACCGCTGCCGGCCCCTGCGCTCCCTGCTGACCCCCTGTCCACTCTGCCGGCCTCTGCGCTCCCTGCTGGCCCTGTGGCATCGCTGCTGGCCCACACGGTCCTTGGAAATGCCATGTCTCTGCTGCCAGCCCAGCCGGGCACCCTCAGGACAGCGCTGCCGGCCCTTGCGGTCACT TTGCCAGCCCCCACGATCACTCCTTGCCCTGTGTCCACACCGCTGGCCCCCCACCTCCCTTGCTGGTCAGTGCTGCTGCCCCCGGCAGGCACCCCTTCCTCCATGTCCACGCTGTCAGCCCCAGAGATCCCTCCTGGGCCAGCCCAGCCGTCCCCGGCGCTCCCTGCTGGGACTTGGGCAGCCCCAGCAGTTAGTCAAGTCCCCTCAGGAGCCCAAGCGGCCACTCATGGGCCTGCGGCAGCCCCGCCAACCCAAGCGGCCTCTCATGGGCCTGGGGCAGCCATGCCAACGAAAGCGGCCACTCCTGGGGCCGGGCCAGCCCTGCCGGCCCCTCCGGTCTCTGCTGGGCCCAAGTCAGCTCTGCAAACCCCGGCCGCTGCTTCAAATCCCAGAGCGGCCCTCGCTCCTGGGGCATCCTGGCCCACCCCGCCGCCGGCCGCTCCTGGGGTACCCATGCCAGCCGCAGCGGTCCCTGTTGGACTTGGTTCAGGCCCGTCCACCCCGGCTCTCCCTCCTGGCTCTGAGCCATCCCTGCCGGCCCCTGAGGCCGCGCCGGACTCGACCCTCCACCCCAGGTGTGGACCGCCAGGCCCCGTCTGTGAGCCCTGGGGCTTGA